ATCGAATTGAATTTAACATGCCGATTATCTGTTTCATACCGTTTTCCGCAGAGACGTTCATTAACGACGATAACCCTATTGCTTGCTATTAGCCTTTCAATACCATCAATGTATTTAAGATTACCCGGCAGAGAATATTTACCATTTCTAAAAGATGGAGTGTTTTGTGTTTCTTCGGCTTTTCTAACATTTGTAATATCAGCATCTTTGAAAAGAATGGCTCCTTCTGGGATTGGTGATTCTCCTCTCTTTTCGCTTGCTCTAATAGATCGTTCTTCGAGTTCGCGTAGTTCGAGCCATCCAAACGTTCCAATTCGTTCAAAATAATCTCTCTCCCTTTGAAGGGATCGGTATTTACATTGCTTCTTGTCTTTCGCGTACCAAATAGCATAATCATAAACACACGCGATCAAATTAGTTGGTTGACTTGTAGCTGTCCTAAAAGCAATTTGACTACAATAATTCTCGCTACCAAAAACCTCGTCTAATACCGATCTAACTAAATGAACATTCTCCTCTCCAATTTGGATAAAGAGACTGCCACTCTCAGTCAACAAGTCACGACATACAGTAAACCGATCTCGCAAATAAGCAAGGTATGAATGAATCCCCAGTTGCCATGTATCTCGAAATGCCTTCACCTGTTCAGGTTGCCGAGTTAGGTCTTCTGCTCGATCACTGAGCTTGTTCTTTCGCGTGGAGACTTGCCAGTTGGAGCCGAACTTAATGCCGTACGGCGGGTCGAAGTAAATGCTTTGCACTTTCCCTTTGAGCCGTTCTTTTTCCGCCAGCGAGGTCATCACCAACAGCGAATCGCCGAGTATGGCGCGGTTGGTCCAGTTCTGTTCATGCTGGTAGAAGTCGATCATCTCCTCGAACTTGATCCCGTTAAAATCTCCAAAGAGTCCGATCTGGTCTTCGGGAATATCTTTTTGCGATTGAGCTCTTAAATCTTCGATAATCGCCTGAGGGTGTATTTTTTCCTGTATGTAAATCGGCACAACGGGCACTTCGAGCGGTTTGGAGTCCTGTTCGTCTTTTCCTTTCCACACAAGCTGCGGATCGAGCGAAGGATCGCGCGGGTAAAGAACTTTCTTCGGCGTTATCTCATCCTCAGCAACAAATCCCCGCAATTCTTCCGTGGGGATATTCACGCGCTTGTCATTATGCTTTACGTGTGCAACGGGAATTGTCGCACGGTCTTTGAGCTTCGGATATTTCACCGTCGGTTTTTTGGTCGGTTTAGTTTTTTTTGCCATAACACTTGACTCTTTCAAACAGAACTGTATATTACAACTAATCCAATTTGCTTGGAGGTGGATAGCGTAAGCTATCGAGGCGATGCGAAAGCGTCGCCTTTTTTGTTTTATGGAAGAACTTTAATTCCATACCCTTCGATACTACCCGCTTTACTTCTGTAGTATTTTGAGTGAACGAGGATTTCTGCAATCTTATCCCCAAATATTTCACGGTCATCGACTATTTTTTTATGCTGCAATAACGCGTACCTCTGGCTTGGGTGCGCTATAAGGTCTGCAACTTGTAATCCTGCTATATTATTCGCTTTTGGTTTTACTTTAAGTTGTCTGCTTGTCAAACTATTTGCAAAACGATCTGCGCCAACAAAATCTGTTCCTTCAATATAGAGTTTCTCAAATGATCGTTTCAGACGCATGTCTTCTTTACCGCCTCTTGATTCCGCCATCGCATCCCCTTTTGCGTTTTCACCTTCTAAGAAGTGGATATACCGTTCAAGTGTTACTGCGAGACAGTAATGATACGGATCATATCGCCATACTTTATAGAGATCCCGTTGCATTTTTTTATCGATGACAACTGTCAACGTAACAAATTCCAGTGTATTGAAAAATGCCAGGAGTTGCTCATTGAATTGCTTTTCGGTTTCTTTATTTCGCAGCGCTTCAAACGGAGGGGCTTTATTAACGAGTTCTTTTCTGTGAAAAACAACTGGTTCATCCGGATGATATGAAAAATAAGTTTTCTTTATTTTCTCAAGTTCCGGAACCGCAACTGAGGCAGCATATTCAAGTCTCATAATGATTCCAGTAAGTCCAAGAAAACGATACCGAGGATCGTCGGCGTGTTCAAGATCTGGATTGCCGGATTCATCAATGTAAAGACGGTATTTCATTGTTTATTAATCATCGCATTTCTTTTTGAGGTTCCATATTGGAACCTCAAAGAATTCCACTTATTTGAAGTCACAAATTGTGACTTCAAATCTTACAAATTACGCGCAACTCTTTTTGCGCATCCCATGGGTCCAGAATTTCCACAAACGCCCATCTTCCAAACTCTCCGTAATTATTCACTGCTGGAATCCAGAGCGATCTTGCTGTTGAGACTTTCGTTTCTTTGTCTGTGTCTTTCTCTCCGGTTACTTCGATGATCAGGTTTAATACATCATCGCTTCCTTTACCGTCATCAATATGCACAATAAAATCAGGGATATAGTTATGTTCCTGTCCGCCGGAAGTATAAGGAATGGTGAAACCGAGATTATGGTTTTTCACATAGCACACAACTTCTTCCATATCTTCAAGAGTCTGCGCCATTTTTGCTTCCCATCCGCTGTGGAGAACAACATCGCTGATGTGACATTTGTTTTCATGAGTCCGGTACGTTGAGCGCGTTGTGTCGAAATCTACATAGCGTGTCGAGCCAATCGTGTCGTACGGTTGAAGAATCGGCATGAGCCGCTTGGACCCTTGATCGCCGTTCACAATAGCGTGATATATTTTTTGCGCGGCCTGATTTTCATTTTCAATGAAAATCAACAACTGCGGGAAGGCATTGTCCTTGCAGACAACATATTTTGTAAGCCACTCTTTTGTAATGACAAGCAGTTGAGGAAACAACCATGGTTTACTATTGTTCTCAGCATCTTTGAAAAATCGCTCCAAAACAAGCTT
Above is a window of Ignavibacteriales bacterium DNA encoding:
- a CDS encoding DUF3800 domain-containing protein translates to MKYRLYIDESGNPDLEHADDPRYRFLGLTGIIMRLEYAASVAVPELEKIKKTYFSYHPDEPVVFHRKELVNKAPPFEALRNKETEKQFNEQLLAFFNTLEFVTLTVVIDKKMQRDLYKVWRYDPYHYCLAVTLERYIHFLEGENAKGDAMAESRGGKEDMRLKRSFEKLYIEGTDFVGADRFANSLTSRQLKVKPKANNIAGLQVADLIAHPSQRYALLQHKKIVDDREIFGDKIAEILVHSKYYRSKAGSIEGYGIKVLP